From a single Gemmatimonadales bacterium genomic region:
- a CDS encoding MmcQ/YjbR family DNA-binding protein, whose amino-acid sequence MPPRPLTRLRRLCLAFPEAHEVEAWGEPTFRVRNKIFAMFASPTNHHGGGKSSVWCKAKPENQGFMIAADPARFFAPPYVGPSGWIGVVLDSEVDWGQVAELVEDGYRLTAPKKLIAALDSA is encoded by the coding sequence TTGCCGCCTCGCCCGCTGACCCGCCTCCGCAGACTCTGCCTGGCATTCCCGGAGGCCCACGAAGTCGAGGCCTGGGGCGAGCCGACCTTTCGGGTCCGCAACAAGATATTCGCGATGTTTGCGAGCCCCACCAACCATCACGGCGGCGGGAAATCCTCCGTCTGGTGCAAGGCCAAGCCGGAAAATCAGGGGTTCATGATCGCCGCCGATCCGGCTCGGTTCTTCGCGCCCCCGTACGTCGGTCCGAGCGGCTGGATCGGGGTCGTCTTGGACAGCGAGGTCGACTGGGGTCAGGTGGCTGAGCTGGTCGAGGATGGCTATAGGCTCACGGCGCCGAAGAAGCTGATCGCCGCGCTCGATAGCGCCTGA